One region of Kwoniella pini CBS 10737 chromosome 6, complete sequence genomic DNA includes:
- a CDS encoding eukaryotic translation initiation factor 3 subunit K, which produces MTVAVPKKNLADWHSPETRPEVIHELIHGVDRYNPTNLPYMEEYLLSQIKEGQYDLFANLAILKLYQFNPQHSNPDIIIHILIKSLSSTVHGPDFNLSLGLLREPTAILHDIESDDESLSILVPYLTNLHDLIRTCQFTKFWTEFNGDSEAANILKSRFLPSHAHPIDDLRLQFSLSIASCFSSITLTQLSRWLNLNGSEVNEWIEKVGWTFEGEKAIIPKNGDNDVKAGVVKENVQLNQLTKLVAAAAY; this is translated from the exons ATGACTGTAGCAGTACCTAAGAAGAATTTGGCCGATTGGCATTCACCTGAAACTCGACCTGAAGTCATTCACGAATTAATTCATGGTGTTG ACCGATATAACCCAACTAACTTACCATATATGGAAgaataccttctttctcaaattaaagaaggtCAATATGATCTATTCGCAAATTTAgcaattttgaaattatatcaatttaatCCTCAACATTCTAATCCTGATATAATCATTCacattttaattaaatctttaaGTTCTACTGTACATGGACCagattttaatttatcattaggTTTATTAAGAGAACCTACT GCAATCCTTCATGATATTGAATCAGACGATgaatcattatcaattttagtCCCATATCTAACAAATTTACATGATTTAATCAGAACTTGTCAATTTACTAAATTCTGGACTGAATTTAATGGAGATTCAGAAGCTGCCAACA TTCTCAAATCTCGATTTTTACCTTCCCACGCTCATCCAATCGATGATCTCAGGCTTCAATTCTCTCTTTCAATAGCATCTTGTTTCTCCTCTATCACACTTACACAACTTTCAAGGTGGTTAAACTTGAATGGATCAGAAGTAAATGAATGGATTGAGAAAGTTGGATGGAcatttgaaggtgaaaaagctATCATACCTAAGAATGGGGATAATGATGTAAAGGCTGGTGTAGTCAAGGAGAACGTTCAACTTAACC AATTGACAAAACTCGTTGCAGCTGCTGCCTATTAG